From Antennarius striatus isolate MH-2024 chromosome 9, ASM4005453v1, whole genome shotgun sequence, one genomic window encodes:
- the LOC137601583 gene encoding G-protein-signaling modulator 1 produces the protein MAEEGLTEPLIITEERDEPEDSIVTASNLVVIAKSCSEELDQKKELTIEDKNEDSIEIKMHLEDQSHEKQQSNTEVNQTGLSKDEDKQEDDKPEEIKKNDGSNNQKEGQKQVAGRIYQKSEEPSEREMEKVPQSDPEVDVKRLKSPEQQPEGTESQEEDPKKAHRLTPDFPEALYELLFTVQEGRRLNDQRCSFRLENGVRRRRCHSEPNTNKPANRVIFSSMTSLQREEFFELVATAQARRLDDQRAQLERSPTAKPKSKSFRGSLKQLSFVKRPAPLPAPVPVPKEELYNMILTTQAQGRLEDQRSRAPGPMDDEDFFSLLLRVQGGRMDEQRTELPCLLQT, from the exons ATGGCTGAAGAGGGACTGACAGAACCGCTCATCATCACAGAGGAACGAGACGAACCTGAGGATTCCATTGTCACTGCGAGCAATTTAGTTGTCATTGCAAAAAGCTGCAGTGAAGAGTTGGATCAGAAAAAGGAACTTACAATAGAGGATAAGAATGAAGACAGTATagaaattaaaatgcatttagagGATCAGAgccatgaaaaacaacaatccAACACAGAGGTCAACCAGACAGGACTTTCTAAAGATGAGGACAAACAAGAAGATGATAAACCAGAGGAAATTAAGAAGAATGATGGAAGCAATAATCAGAAGGAAGGGCAAAAACAAGTGGCAGGAAGGATTTACCAAAAATCTGAGGAACCcagtgagagagagatggaaaaagtTCCACAAAGTGATCCTGAAGTGGACGTAAAAAGGTTAAAGTCCCCTGAGCAACAACCTGAAGGGACAGAAAGCCAAGAGGAGGATCCAAAAAAG GCGCACCGGTTAACTCCTGACTTCCCAGAGGCGCTTTACGAGCTGCTGTTCACCGTCCAGGAGGGGAGACGCCTCAATGACCAGCGCTGTTCCTTCAGGCTGGAGAACGGGgttaggaggaggaggtgtcacTCTGAGCCCAACACCAACAAGCCAGCCAACAGAG TCATCTTTTCCTCCATGACTTCCCTGCAAAGAGAGGAGTTCTTCGAGCTGGTGGCCACCGCTCAAGCTCGCCGGTTGGATGACCAAAGGGCGCAGCTGGAAAGGTCTCCAACAGCCAAACCCAAATCCAAAAGTTTCAGAGGCAGCCTGAAGCAGCTGTCATTTGTGAAAAGGCCGGCACCACTCCCTGCACCCGTTCCAGTGCCCAAAGAGGAGCTGTACAATATGATCCTCACAACGCAA GCCCAGGGCCGTCTGGAGGACCAGAGGAGCAGAGCTCCTGGTCCCATGGATGATGAGGACTTCTTCTCCCTGCTCCTGAGGGTCCAGGGGGGGCGTATGGACGAGCAGAGAACTGAACTGCCATGCCTGCTGCAAACCTGA